TTCTTGTGCAGCTCCTCGACGAGAGCGGTGAGCACCGTCTTCACGTCGCCCACGATGGGGATGTCGGCGTGATGGTTCTTGCCTATTTCGGCGGGATCGATGTCGATGTGTATCACGTGCGCGTGCGGCGCGAATCCCTGCGCGTCACCCGTCGAACGGTTTGCGAAGCGCGTGCCCACGGCAAGCACGAGGTCGCTCTCGTGCATCGCCTCGTTTGCCGCCGGAAGCCCGTACATTCCCAGCATCCCCAGGTTGAGCGGACTGTCCTCGGGAAAGCCCCCTTTGCCGGTGAGCGTCGTCGCGACGGGAATCTGCATCGACTCGGCAAGCTGCGTGAGCTCGGCCGTCGCTCCCGAGGCGATGACACCGCCTCCCGCGTAGATGACGGGGCGCTTCGCCTTCTCGATTGCGCGCGCCGCCTGCTTCACCTGCTTGCTGTTGCCCTTGTACGTGGGCTTGTACGACTGGAGTTTGACCTCGGCGGGATAGCTATACGCAACGTCGAGCTCACGCGCGAGGTTGCTTGGAATGTCGATGACCACGGGGCCCGGACGCCCAGTCGAGGCGATGTGATATGCCTGGGCGATGGTCGCGGGGATGTCGGCCGCGTCCTTGACGAGATAGCTGTGCTTCACGATGGGAAGCGTGATGCCCGTCATGTCCGACTCTTGGAACGCATCGCTGCCCAGCGCGTCGGTGGGAACCTGACCGGTGATGACGACGAGCGGGATGGAGTCCATGTACGCCGTCGCGATGCCCGTAACCGTGTTGGTAGCACCGGGACCGCTCGTGACAATGACGGTGCCGGCCCTGCCGGTTGCGCGCGCGTAGCCATCGGCGGCATGCACCGCACCCTGCTCGTGGCGCACGAGAATGTGATTGAGCTTCTCGCTATCGTAAAGCGCGTCGTAGATGTCGAGCGCATGGCCACCAGGGTAGCCGAAGACGAATTCGACGCCGGCATCTTCTAGCGCCTTTATGAGGCACTGCGCGCCGCTCATCTTCGTTTCGTTGTGTTTGCTCATCGCTGTATCGTCATTTCCCTCGTCATTGGGCTTTGATAGCGTAATTTACGTATTATAGCGTGTGGGACAAATGGACAGGTCATTTGTCCCAGTTTCGACCGGGGATGCGTGGCGTGCCCTTGTCATCTCGACTGAAGCCCGATTGCCCTCCCCTTGTCATTTCGATCGGAGCCGCCGATAGGCGGCGCAGTGGAGAAATCTCGCCATTTCGATCGAAATGACATTACAGCAGGCTGAACTCGTTTATCACGAGCATCACAGCCGCCACGGCAAGCAGGCCGGCGAAGATGAAACGCAGCGTGCGCTCGGGTACCCGCGGTACGAGACGAGCGCCGAGCACGGCACCGGGAATGGCACCCACGCACAGCATGATGCCCGCAAGGTAGTCGATGTGACCGAGGAAGGCCTGCTGGATGACGCCGGGGATGGCGAGGATGATGATGGCGATGAGCGACGTGCCCGAGGTGCGCTTCATGGGAATGCCGAGCCATGCCGTCATGAGCGGAACCATGATGAAGCCGCCGCCCACGCCCACATAGCCCGAAGCGAACCCGGCTATGAGGCCTATCACCACCGCAAGCGCGACGTTTTTGCGCGTGAACGCAAATGCGCAGGGAGATGTCTGCTCAGCTTCGAACGCACCGTAAGGGTCCGTCCCCTTATTGCCAGTCGGCGTTGCGGGGTCCGGCGTTGCGGGGTCTGTCCCCTTTTGCCCACTTGCGGCGGAAGGGTCTGTCCCCCTCTTTCCCATGCGCAGCGCCTTTCGCAACATGGTGAAGGCGGAGTAGACGATGATGATGGCAGCGGCCAGCATGATGAGCCATGAAGGGGAAATCGACCCCAGGTACACACCTGCCGACGAGGTAACCGCACCAGCAATGCCCAGGAGTAGCCCCAGCTTGGGAAAGCAACCCCGTGCGCGGATGTGCGTGATAGCTCCTGCAAGCGAGATCGGGATAATCGCAAAGAGCGAGGTCGCCGTGGCCATGAAGGCATCGAGCCCATAGCCCAATCGCAGAACGGGAACCATGATGGTGCCGCCGCCAATGCCGAGCATTCCGGAAAGCACGCCGATGCCAATGCCGACAAGGATGAGCACGATAGATGTGATGATGATTTCCATGGGCTACATGATAAGCGAATGCCGAAGACGGATGTGTCAGGGGGTCAGACCCCTTGGCACATGGATCCATGTGCCAAGGGGTCTGACCCCCTGACACATCCCCTCCACTCCATCTGCCTACTAGATCTGGGCCATTTGCTCGGCGCAGCTGTTGTACCAATGTCCGGGATTCGAGGGGCAATACGTAGCAGCAGCCTCACGCGTGAGATAGCCGCCGTACAGCGAGCCTCCGAGTGCGGAAACGACTCTGTTGATGCCCTCTTCCCATGAGCCAAAGCTGTAACTACCGTAACCCCAGGCGTTGTGCGAGCGGAAGCAGACGGCGCCTTTGCTGCTCTCCACATACGAAATCGCCGGCGCCCAACGCGGGTCAACGCCATTATCCCAAGCAGCCGCTGCGTAGTACTCGCCCGTACCCGCCATGGGCGAGCCCGAAAGGTACGCATCGATGCGCGGTGCCCAGTCGCTCACGAAGTCGGACTTATCCGCCGACCAGCCCACATGCGAGGCGCTGGCCGATGATGCCGCATTGCTCGCCACACTCGCGGCTTGTTTCTCGTCGGCGCTCGCCGAATCCGAATTGATGACGTACTGGCTTGCCTGTTGCTCGGCAGCCTGAGCAGCGGCAGCACGAGCCGCCACGCGCTCGCGGGCCTCGCGGGCTTGTTGCAGCGAATCGAGCGCATCCTGGGCGGCCTTGTCGACATTCGCCTTGTCGTTTGCGAGCTTCTCTCGAGCATTCTTGAGCTCGGACTCCATTTGGATGGCGCTTTGGATCTCCGTCGTGTTGTACTCGATGATCCAATTGTACGAATCGACAATCGCAAGCATGTCGGTGACGCTCGTTGACTCGAGCAGCATCATGAGCACGCTCGATGAATCGTACTCGTACTTGTAGAGCGCTCGTATGCTCTCGTCAGAACGCTCGCGCTGGGCGGGAAGCTTTGCTTCGAGCTCCGCTATACGCGCATCGAGTGTCGCTATCTCGGCCGTTAGCTCTTCCTGGCGCGAGATGGCGTCGTTATAGGCATCGGCACTGGACTTGACTTGTGCCTCGAGAGCCTCAGCTTCTTCATCTGCGAGGGATGTCTGCACAAACCCGCCGCTGGCAAGACAAATCACAAGCGCCAACAAAGATGAAAGCGCGAGAATGATGCCTCGGTTGAGTGCATGTTGCAGCAAGAAATAACCTCATTTACGCTTCGTTTACGTGCATGCGGGATATAACTGTAGCGTAAGCTAGCAATATGCTCAAAAGCCGTCACATTCCCTACATATCCGCTTCACAACTGCAAAAGAGGCGTTCGCGAACAATCCCGTCCCATCAAAAGGGGAGCAGTCACTGTCATTTCGAGCGAAGCGACCGCAGAGTCGAGAGGCGGCAGGAGAGATTCCTCGACTTCGCGACCTTCGGTCGCTTCGCTCGGAATGACAGGGGGGGGGCATCGTTGCTTCGCCCGGAATGACAAGGGCGCTCGCATAATGCGGGCGCCCTTCCGATGCGTCAAGTTGCGCGTTTGCCCCTACTTGTTGTTGGCCGCCTCGAACTCGCGCATGAAGTCGACGAGCGCCTGCACGCCCTCGATGGGCATGGCGTTGTAGATGCTCGCGCGCATGCCACCCACGCTGCGATGACCCTTGATGTTGGCCAGACCGGCAGCGGTCGCCTCGGCGATGAACTTCTTGTCGAGGTCCTCGTCGCCCGTGATGAACGGTACGTTCATGATGGAGCGGTCCTTGGGATTGACCGTGCTCGAGAAAAGATCACTCGCGTCGAGGTAATCGTAGAGAAGCTTGGCCTTGGCCTCGTTGCGCTCTTTCATGACCTCGAGACCACCCAGCTCCTTGATCCACTTGAACACGAGGCCGCACATGTAGATGCCGTAGCTCGGCGGCGTGTTGTAGAGGCTGCCGCTGTCCGCATGCGTCTTGAAACGAAGCATGGTGGGCACGCCGGGAAGGTCGTCGGGGATGAGGTCCTCGCGCACGATGACGATCTGCACGCCGGCAGGGCCGCAGTTCTTCTGCACGCCGGCGTGGATGAGGCCGTACTTGCTCACGTCGACCGGCTCGGAAAGGAACATGGAGCTCTGGTCGGACACGAGCACGTGACCCTTGGTGTTGGGCAGCGTGTAGATGCGATTGCCATAGACAGTCTCATTTTCGCAAATGTAGACGAAGGATGCATCATCGCGAATGTCAAGGTCGGAGAGGTCGGGAATCCACGAGAAGTTGTCGCCCTCGCCGTTGACCAACAGCTTGGGATCACCGAGGATCTGGGCCTCCTTGTATGCCTTCTTGGACCAACCGCCGGTGACGATGTAGTCGGCCTTGCCGTTGGTGGCGAGGTTCATGAACACCGATGCGAAGAGCAGGGAGTCACCACCCTGCAGGAAGAGCACCTTGTAGTTGTCCGGAATGGACAACAGCTCACGCAGGTCTTGCTCGGCCTCGGTGATGATCTTCGTGAACGCAGCCGAACGATGGCTCATCTCCATGACGGACATGCCGGTGCCCTCGTAATCGAGCATCTCGCTCGCCGCTTGCTTCAGAACCTCCTCGGGGAGAACCGCCGGACCGGCGGAAAAATTGTACACGCGTGCCATGGGTTGATGTTCCTTTCGTCCAACTACAGTTGATAATCTGCACATACTAGCACTTCGATAAACACGACCATGTGCAAAAAGCACAGAGTAGCCAATGTGCTACGACAAAGGGGCCGGGCAGCGCCCGACCCCTTGCTCAAAACGATGACGTGTCTTATTGCCTATGCGTTGATGATCGGCCTGATGATGCCGTAACCGCCATTCTTGCGATGGTAGATGACCTGGATCTGATGCGCGTCCTGGTCGAAGTAGACGAAGAAGTCATGGCCAAGCAGGTCGGTCTGCACGAGTGCATGCTCCTCGGTCATAGGCTCCATCTCGACTTCCTTCAGACGCACGAGCAAGTCGTCGTCTTCCTCGGGCTCGGTCGGGATGACATCGGGGATGTCCAGCTCGTCGGGCTGGAGATGGCGGATGCTACCCCTGCCGCCACGGCGCTCCACGATCCTCGTCTTGTACTTGCGCAGCTGACGGGCAACCTTGTCGGATGCCAGGTCGATGGCCGCGTACATGTCCTCGGCGGACTCGGCCACGCGAATGACGGCGCCCTTGGCATTGACCGTGACCTCGCAAATGGCGTTGAGCGAAATGGCCGGGTTCTTCTCGGTACGCAGGACGACCTCCGCGTCCATGGCAGCACTGTCGAATACCTCGAGCGAGCGCCCGATCTTTTCGTCAACGTAGTCCTTGATAGCGGGAGTGACGTTCATCTTTCGTCCCGAAACTGTGATAGCCATGATAGACCTCCTTGATCGTGGGTTGTTCGTTCTACTCGTCGCCGGATTGCGCGCCCGTATCCTCCTCACCTGGGGTTTCCGGCGTATCGGGGTTGGGTTCCTCGGGATTATCCGGTTCTGCTGACACGCCGATGCCAAATGCCTTGGCTGGCAGCGTCGCCAGATCGGTCTTTCCTGCAAGAAGCGTATCGCCATCGGTACCAAGCCACTTGGTTGCGATGACACGCATGACGCCGTTTTCGTTGATCGTCTTGATGGCGGTGTTAACGCCACTCGAAAGCGCGGAGCTCTGCGTGAGCGTCACGGCGTAGATGGGCGTGACGCAATCTGCGCCCAGGAATCCCATGCGGATGACGCTCTCGTAGTTGCGCGCAAAGTAATCGCCGATGACTGCGTCGGTCACCAGGAACTTCTGCTCGCCGTTGTTGAGCGCGTCAAATGCCGCCTGCATGGTGGGCATGGCGACGATCTTGTCGATGCCGAGAAGCTCCTGCATTTTGCTCGCAGCAGTGGTCTCGGCCTGGACGAGCACCTTGGCGGTGCCAGCAGCCGTCTGCGCTGCGACATCCTCGATGGAGACGGGACGGTTGGTGCTCAGGCAAAACAGCGAGAGGCCGTCCGTCAGATATGGATCGCTGTAGGTAACGAGGTCGCCCGTGCCGGACTTGGTGAGCCCGAGAGCAACATCGACCTGCTTGTTGCTGAGCGCGAAGCGACCACTCGACCCGACATCGATGATCTGCATGCGCAAGCCGAGCTCCTGGGCGACGGCCGCAGCAACGTCGACATCAATACCGACGGTCTGATTGCTCGAATTGGTGCCGCCATACGGTGAGTTGCTCGTGTTGATGCCCACGGTGAGCACGCCCTCGGTGATGGTTGCCGAAGCATCCAGCTTGGGCGTGAGATTGCTCTCAACCTGCGTCTTGGTTTGAAGCTGGCACGCGGACAGCCCGACCACGGCAAGCATGCACACGGCAAGCGCCATGATGATCGAGGCTATTGTCTTGTGTTTGATTTGCTTTGCGAACATCTTGCTCCGTTTTTCATGGGCCAGTGAAAGTGCTCCTCCCAACTGACCTGGTTTTTGACCCCACACTCGCATACAGAAACTTTTGCCTGATACTATCTCACTACTCATTTTCTCGCCCGGGCCACCGTATGTGACCATAACGGACGGTACGTCTTACCCCTAAGATGCGCCATGCTCACGTGCAGGAAACCCTGCCCGCTTACGTGGATCCTTTCGACCGCATCTGCCTTGGACTAGAGCTGTTTTACCAGCTCGCAACCACAGACTTGGGAGGAGCGGCTCTAGTGTATCACGCAGCAGATAATCGCGCGGTCTAGATTCTCCGCAAAACAAAACAATGGTGGACCTGGGCATGTCGCTCGAAATCCAACGGTATCGTCTTGTCGGTGATGTCAACGACCTGCACGCCCGCACGTTCGATCGTCCCGCGGTCAAGCTTGAATCCACGCAGATTACACGAGAACACCGCAGCACCGCCACGGCTTAGCAGGCGGCTCACACCGATGAGCAGCTCGGCATGGTCGCGTTGCACGTCCCAGCCGCGCGTGCGCATCTTCGCGGAGTTCGAGAAGGTGGGCGGATCGACGAAGATGAGGTCCCAGCGCATTTTCGTGTGACGCGTTTGCTGGACCCATTCGACGCAATCGGCACGCACGAACTCCTGATGGCCATTCATGAGGCCGTTAAGTTCCATGTTGCGCTCGCCCCATTGCAGGTAGGTGTTCGAGAGGTCTACACTCGTCGTGAACTTCGCCCCATGGGCAGCGGCATAGACACTTGCCGTGCAAGTGTAGGCAAAGAGGTTGAGGAAGCTCTTGCCCGCGGCAAGCTTGCCGACAAGTTCGCGTGTGTCACGATGGTCGAGGAACAGGCCCGTGTCCAGATAACTCGCAAGATCGACCTCGAAGAGCAGGCCGTTCTCCTGCGTGATGAGGCTGGGACAAGGGGACAGGTCGTTTGTCCCACTGGGGTTCGTGGGACAAACGACCTGTCCCCTTGTCCCAGTACCCTTCGCGTATTGCGAGCCGCCCTTGGCACGCACGCGACGCTTCACGAAGATGTCATCTGCGGAAACATCGAGCACGAC
This window of the Coriobacteriaceae bacterium genome carries:
- a CDS encoding sulfite exporter TauE/SafE family protein — translated: MEIIITSIVLILVGIGIGVLSGMLGIGGGTIMVPVLRLGYGLDAFMATATSLFAIIPISLAGAITHIRARGCFPKLGLLLGIAGAVTSSAGVYLGSISPSWLIMLAAAIIIVYSAFTMLRKALRMGKRGTDPSAASGQKGTDPATPDPATPTGNKGTDPYGAFEAEQTSPCAFAFTRKNVALAVVIGLIAGFASGYVGVGGGFIMVPLMTAWLGIPMKRTSGTSLIAIIILAIPGVIQQAFLGHIDYLAGIMLCVGAIPGAVLGARLVPRVPERTLRFIFAGLLAVAAVMLVINEFSLL
- the serC gene encoding 3-phosphoserine/phosphohydroxythreonine transaminase; its protein translation is MARVYNFSAGPAVLPEEVLKQAASEMLDYEGTGMSVMEMSHRSAAFTKIITEAEQDLRELLSIPDNYKVLFLQGGDSLLFASVFMNLATNGKADYIVTGGWSKKAYKEAQILGDPKLLVNGEGDNFSWIPDLSDLDIRDDASFVYICENETVYGNRIYTLPNTKGHVLVSDQSSMFLSEPVDVSKYGLIHAGVQKNCGPAGVQIVIVREDLIPDDLPGVPTMLRFKTHADSGSLYNTPPSYGIYMCGLVFKWIKELGGLEVMKERNEAKAKLLYDYLDASDLFSSTVNPKDRSIMNVPFITGDEDLDKKFIAEATAAGLANIKGHRSVGGMRASIYNAMPIEGVQALVDFMREFEAANNK
- the raiA gene encoding ribosome-associated translation inhibitor RaiA, coding for MAITVSGRKMNVTPAIKDYVDEKIGRSLEVFDSAAMDAEVVLRTEKNPAISLNAICEVTVNAKGAVIRVAESAEDMYAAIDLASDKVARQLRKYKTRIVERRGGRGSIRHLQPDELDIPDVIPTEPEEDDDLLVRLKEVEMEPMTEEHALVQTDLLGHDFFVYFDQDAHQIQVIYHRKNGGYGIIRPIINA
- the ilvB gene encoding biosynthetic-type acetolactate synthase large subunit, with protein sequence MSKHNETKMSGAQCLIKALEDAGVEFVFGYPGGHALDIYDALYDSEKLNHILVRHEQGAVHAADGYARATGRAGTVIVTSGPGATNTVTGIATAYMDSIPLVVITGQVPTDALGSDAFQESDMTGITLPIVKHSYLVKDAADIPATIAQAYHIASTGRPGPVVIDIPSNLARELDVAYSYPAEVKLQSYKPTYKGNSKQVKQAARAIEKAKRPVIYAGGGVIASGATAELTQLAESMQIPVATTLTGKGGFPEDSPLNLGMLGMYGLPAANEAMHESDLVLAVGTRFANRSTGDAQGFAPHAHVIHIDIDPAEIGKNHHADIPIVGDVKTVLTALVEELHKNDAQPQTSAWLESIARWKREKPHRNMRGEGTIRPEQVMMVLDELTKDRDTILTTDVGQHQMWASQLFHTTRPRTFVSSGGAGTMGFGLPAAMGAQLGMPDSRVICITGDGSIQMNIQEMATIHENGLPVKVLLLDNSCLGMVRQMQEQFHDRRYSQTLFTGNPDFVALARAYGWSARKVESPSELEAAMRQWLASEGPALLWIPIASDEDVYPKDACDGSAKGVSDLRDEE
- a CDS encoding transporter substrate-binding domain-containing protein; translated protein: MFAKQIKHKTIASIIMALAVCMLAVVGLSACQLQTKTQVESNLTPKLDASATITEGVLTVGINTSNSPYGGTNSSNQTVGIDVDVAAAVAQELGLRMQIIDVGSSGRFALSNKQVDVALGLTKSGTGDLVTYSDPYLTDGLSLFCLSTNRPVSIEDVAAQTAAGTAKVLVQAETTAASKMQELLGIDKIVAMPTMQAAFDALNNGEQKFLVTDAVIGDYFARNYESVIRMGFLGADCVTPIYAVTLTQSSALSSGVNTAIKTINENGVMRVIATKWLGTDGDTLLAGKTDLATLPAKAFGIGVSAEPDNPEEPNPDTPETPGEEDTGAQSGDE